A stretch of the Acyrthosiphon pisum isolate AL4f chromosome A2, pea_aphid_22Mar2018_4r6ur, whole genome shotgun sequence genome encodes the following:
- the LOC100167208 gene encoding uncharacterized protein LOC100167208 produces MNFKSYLLRRFTNMSSIPFIDIGANLTDPMFKGIYNGNKKHKEDLEDVLERAWKNDLKKIIITSGSLNDSIEALKIASLSENLYCTVGCHPTRCDEFTKAKNPEVYLNSLTELIKNNRSKVVAIGECGLDNQRLHFCSKEIQEKYFEIQLKLSEDFNLPLFLHCRDAAPTFIDILKRNPNFIKSGGVVHSFDGSLNEAKDIINLGFYIGINGCSLRTDDNLKTISELPINRLMLETDCPWCEIKQTHPSYSYVQTKFNSVKKEKFIDGSMVKGRNEPSTIRQVLDVLASLKKEDPVLLGNQIYQNTMDLFFKDK; encoded by the exons ATGAATTTTAAGTCATACCTGCTCCGGAGGTTTACCAATATGTCTTCTATTCCATTCATCG acATTGGAGCAAATTTGACAGATCCCATGTTTAAAGGAATATACAATGGTAATAAAAAGCATAAAGAAGATTTAGAAGATGTTTTGGAACGGGCTTGGAAAAATGATCTTAAAAAGATTATTATAACTAGCGGCAGTTTAAATGATTCCATTGAAGCTTTAAAGATAGCATCATTGAgtg AAAATCTTTACTGCACTGTTGGTTGTCACCCAACACGCTGTGATGAGTTTACTAAAGCCAAGAATCCTGAAGTGTATTTAAATAGCTTAAcagaattgataaaaaataatcggtCAAAAGTAGTAGCAATAGGAGAATGTGGACTTGATAATCAACGATTGCATTTTTGCTCCAAAGAGATCCAAGAAAA atattttgaaattcagttaaaattaagtGAAGATTTTAATTTACCATTATTTCTACACTGCCGTGATGCAGCTCCTACATTTATAGATATACTAAAGAGAAAtcccaattttataaaatctggAGGCGTTGTACATTCTTTTGATGGAAGCTTAAATGAGGCTAAAGACATAATTAACTTGGGGTTTTATATTGGTATCAATGGATG TTCATTGCGGACAgacgataatttaaaaacaatatcagAATTGCCTATCAATCGTTTGATGCTAGAAACAGATTGCCCATGGtgtgaaataaaacaaacacatCCATCATATTCTTACGTACAAACCAAATTTAATTCagtgaaaaaagaaaaatttattgATGGTTCTATGGTCAAAGGAAGAAATGAACCATCAACTATTAG gcAAGTCTTGGATGTATTAGCTTCATTGAAAAAAGAAGACCCTGTATTATTAGGGAatcaaatatatcaaaatactatggatttattctttaaagataaatag
- the LOC100167208 gene encoding uncharacterized protein LOC100167208 isoform X1 translates to MFKGIYNGNKKHKEDLEDVLERAWKNDLKKIIITSGSLNDSIEALKIASLSENLYCTVGCHPTRCDEFTKAKNPEVYLNSLTELIKNNRSKVVAIGECGLDNQRLHFCSKEIQEKYFEIQLKLSEDFNLPLFLHCRDAAPTFIDILKRNPNFIKSGGVVHSFDGSLNEAKDIINLGFYIGINGCSLRTDDNLKTISELPINRLMLETDCPWCEIKQTHPSYSYVQTKFNSVKKEKFIDGSMVKGRNEPSTIRQVLDVLASLKKEDPVLLGNQIYQNTMDLFFKDK, encoded by the exons ATGTTTAAAGGAATATACAATGGTAATAAAAAGCATAAAGAAGATTTAGAAGATGTTTTGGAACGGGCTTGGAAAAATGATCTTAAAAAGATTATTATAACTAGCGGCAGTTTAAATGATTCCATTGAAGCTTTAAAGATAGCATCATTGAgtg AAAATCTTTACTGCACTGTTGGTTGTCACCCAACACGCTGTGATGAGTTTACTAAAGCCAAGAATCCTGAAGTGTATTTAAATAGCTTAAcagaattgataaaaaataatcggtCAAAAGTAGTAGCAATAGGAGAATGTGGACTTGATAATCAACGATTGCATTTTTGCTCCAAAGAGATCCAAGAAAA atattttgaaattcagttaaaattaagtGAAGATTTTAATTTACCATTATTTCTACACTGCCGTGATGCAGCTCCTACATTTATAGATATACTAAAGAGAAAtcccaattttataaaatctggAGGCGTTGTACATTCTTTTGATGGAAGCTTAAATGAGGCTAAAGACATAATTAACTTGGGGTTTTATATTGGTATCAATGGATG TTCATTGCGGACAgacgataatttaaaaacaatatcagAATTGCCTATCAATCGTTTGATGCTAGAAACAGATTGCCCATGGtgtgaaataaaacaaacacatCCATCATATTCTTACGTACAAACCAAATTTAATTCagtgaaaaaagaaaaatttattgATGGTTCTATGGTCAAAGGAAGAAATGAACCATCAACTATTAG gcAAGTCTTGGATGTATTAGCTTCATTGAAAAAAGAAGACCCTGTATTATTAGGGAatcaaatatatcaaaatactatggatttattctttaaagataaatag